One genomic window of Azospirillum sp. TSH100 includes the following:
- a CDS encoding glutathione S-transferase family protein — MLTLYSFPTPNGHKASILLEELGLPYAVHRVDLAAGENRRPDFLAVSPITKIPALVEELPGGRVRRLFGSGAILLHFAERTGRLLPEDEDDRAEAMSWFMLGISDLGPTAIDMQRFAARSPDRIPHAIDLYKGELMRCYAALEERLGMAEYLAGTSYSIADIACFPFIAAAAVAGGGLLERFPNLKRWHDAIAARPAVQRGMIIPDMTTSG, encoded by the coding sequence ATGCTCACGCTCTACAGCTTCCCCACGCCCAACGGACACAAGGCCTCAATCCTGCTGGAGGAGTTGGGGCTGCCCTACGCCGTCCACCGCGTCGATCTGGCGGCAGGCGAGAACAGGCGGCCGGATTTCCTGGCGGTCAGCCCGATCACCAAGATTCCGGCACTGGTGGAGGAACTGCCGGGCGGCCGGGTGCGGCGCCTGTTCGGCTCCGGCGCCATCCTGCTGCATTTCGCCGAGCGCACCGGCCGGCTTCTGCCCGAGGACGAGGACGACCGGGCGGAGGCGATGAGCTGGTTCATGCTCGGCATCAGCGATCTCGGCCCCACCGCCATCGACATGCAGCGCTTCGCCGCCCGCTCCCCCGACCGCATTCCCCACGCCATCGACCTGTACAAGGGCGAGCTGATGCGCTGCTACGCGGCGCTGGAGGAACGGCTGGGCATGGCGGAGTATCTGGCCGGAACGTCCTATTCGATCGCCGACATCGCCTGCTTCCCCTTCATCGCCGCCGCGGCGGTGGCGGGCGGCGGGCTGCTGGAACGCTTCCCCAACCTGAAGCGCTGGCACGACGCCATCGCCGCAAGACCGGCGGTACAGCGCGGCATGATCATTCCCGATATGACCACCTCCGGCTGA
- a CDS encoding DUF1272 domain-containing protein: MLDLRPNCECCDRDLPPEATDAYICSFECTFCAGCRARLPGERCPNCGGELVRRPIRPAAKLAANPPTATRLVKPDGCASLF; the protein is encoded by the coding sequence ATGCTGGACCTGCGCCCCAATTGCGAATGCTGCGACCGTGACCTGCCGCCCGAGGCGACCGACGCCTATATCTGCTCCTTTGAATGCACCTTCTGCGCCGGCTGCCGCGCCCGGCTGCCGGGAGAACGCTGCCCGAACTGCGGGGGCGAGCTGGTGCGGCGGCCAATCCGCCCGGCGGCGAAGCTGGCGGCCAATCCACCCACGGCGACCCGCCTCGTGAAGCCGGACGGCTGCGCGTCGCTGTTCTGA
- a CDS encoding response regulator: MAKLLVVDDDPVTRNLIRAILTREGHDLTLCSSAPEAIGILYVEQFDLVLTDIIMPDHDGFEVIKAARDLRPEMPVVILSAIDDKVPAELTSAAFAKLGVSRVISKPVNPSLLASEVVAALVAG, encoded by the coding sequence ATGGCCAAGCTTTTGGTGGTGGACGACGATCCGGTCACGCGCAATCTGATCCGCGCGATCCTGACCCGCGAAGGTCATGACCTGACCCTGTGCTCCAGCGCCCCGGAAGCCATCGGTATCCTGTATGTTGAGCAGTTCGACCTCGTCCTGACCGACATCATCATGCCGGACCACGACGGGTTCGAGGTCATCAAGGCCGCCCGCGACCTGCGACCGGAGATGCCGGTGGTCATCCTGTCGGCCATCGACGACAAGGTGCCGGCCGAGCTGACCTCCGCCGCCTTTGCCAAGCTTGGGGTATCTCGGGTCATCTCCAAGCCGGTGAACCCCAGCCTGCTGGCATCCGAGGTGGTGGCGGCACTTGTCGCCGGTTGA
- a CDS encoding response regulator, protein MLHDDARPEMAGPVAKPPFKLLVVDPDPSLLVTARSALNGLSIDGAGVELTGASSAAEARDALQRHPDTALILLETALEGPRTGLELVAYLRRELGNQRTRILVCTDDREAETGSGDTGNEDEAIAANDVGDWRAKAELTPRALRTAVAGQLRTFASLQALAAGRKGLARMLVATTGLLEMRTPDVLFPNILPRVVGLLGIGHHALLCIQGDTLPRDRKIRVRASTGRFAKWKDVEVAELGEPRVEAALERLSPSSETVIEPDFCALRLRANGGITGMIYVEGRNDGTAREWQLMELFRNKCSIAFENALLIEELNTSQKATVLAMGALAEYKDNAATGHLQRIEKLVGSIARELHQREKFRDELDADFVEKVGLAALLHDVGMLSVSDETLGMPGELTGIDMQMIQRHTEIGHRILAEAAVPLRGRSLLSIAAEIARYHHERYDGSGYQEGLRGNAIPIGARIMAVADVFDALITSRQYRSAWAVEDAIAWIVERSGRDFDPDVVDAFVQVVSRFQTDDPGWFPKAGGGHGMLGGAIGRKLRALFGRRAEAM, encoded by the coding sequence ATGCTCCACGACGATGCACGGCCGGAGATGGCCGGTCCGGTCGCCAAGCCACCGTTCAAGCTTCTGGTCGTCGATCCCGATCCGTCGCTGCTGGTCACCGCCCGGTCAGCACTCAATGGGCTGTCCATCGACGGCGCCGGAGTCGAGCTGACCGGCGCCAGCTCGGCCGCCGAGGCGCGCGACGCCCTGCAGCGGCATCCCGACACCGCCCTGATCCTGCTGGAAACCGCGCTGGAAGGTCCGAGGACGGGTCTGGAACTGGTGGCCTATCTGCGGCGCGAGTTGGGCAACCAGCGCACCCGCATCCTGGTCTGCACCGACGACCGCGAGGCTGAAACCGGGAGCGGGGATACCGGAAACGAGGATGAGGCCATCGCCGCCAACGACGTCGGCGACTGGCGGGCGAAGGCCGAGCTGACGCCGCGCGCCCTGCGCACCGCCGTCGCCGGCCAACTGCGCACCTTCGCCAGCCTCCAGGCGTTGGCAGCCGGGCGCAAAGGGCTGGCGCGCATGCTGGTCGCCACCACCGGCCTCTTGGAGATGCGCACGCCCGACGTGCTGTTCCCCAACATCCTGCCGCGCGTCGTCGGGCTGCTCGGCATCGGCCACCATGCGCTGCTGTGCATCCAGGGCGACACGCTGCCGCGCGACCGCAAGATCCGCGTGCGCGCCTCCACCGGCCGCTTCGCCAAGTGGAAGGATGTCGAGGTCGCGGAACTCGGCGAACCGCGGGTGGAGGCGGCGCTGGAGCGGCTGTCGCCCAGCAGCGAGACGGTCATCGAGCCGGATTTCTGCGCGCTGCGCCTGCGCGCCAACGGCGGCATCACCGGTATGATCTATGTCGAGGGCCGCAACGACGGCACCGCCCGTGAATGGCAGCTGATGGAGCTGTTCCGCAACAAATGCTCGATCGCCTTCGAGAACGCCCTGCTGATCGAAGAGCTGAACACCTCACAGAAGGCCACCGTCCTGGCGATGGGCGCACTGGCCGAATACAAGGACAATGCCGCCACCGGCCACCTCCAGCGCATCGAGAAGCTGGTGGGCTCCATCGCCCGCGAGCTGCACCAGCGCGAGAAGTTCCGGGACGAACTGGACGCCGATTTCGTCGAGAAGGTCGGGCTGGCGGCCCTGCTGCACGACGTCGGCATGCTGAGCGTATCGGACGAGACGCTCGGCATGCCCGGCGAGCTGACCGGCATCGACATGCAGATGATCCAGCGCCACACCGAGATCGGCCACCGCATCCTGGCCGAGGCGGCGGTGCCGCTGCGCGGCCGCTCGCTGCTGTCGATCGCGGCGGAGATCGCGCGCTACCACCATGAACGCTACGACGGGTCGGGCTATCAGGAGGGGCTGCGCGGCAACGCCATTCCGATCGGCGCCCGCATCATGGCGGTGGCCGACGTGTTCGACGCGCTGATCACCAGCCGCCAGTACCGCAGCGCCTGGGCGGTGGAGGATGCGATCGCCTGGATCGTCGAACGGTCGGGCCGCGACTTCGACCCCGACGTGGTCGACGCCTTCGTCCAGGTGGTCAGCCGCTTCCAGACCGACGATCCCGGGTGGTTCCCAAAGGCGGGCGGAGGCCACGGCATGCTGGGCGGCGCCATCGGCCGCAAGCTGCGCGCCCTGTTCGGCCGCCGGGCGGAGGCGATGTAG